The following proteins come from a genomic window of Miscanthus floridulus cultivar M001 chromosome 2, ASM1932011v1, whole genome shotgun sequence:
- the LOC136515390 gene encoding methyl-CpG-binding domain-containing protein 10-like isoform X2, with product MQRPRKRIERSPDEKALKGRGNAREAAAAAMDLDSLSRRELQALCKSNGIRANMSNAAMAEALRCLPSVDRTDEIGRTAPPMSAMKEVTIMEEQTHGSLLPRGSRARAKTRMIAAGNTEEDVPDLTLQGCQRTAARKAAVAPEAAEAIGEEQELGCPLPRGGRARGKTRKAGARKMEEEVVPAPHALPGNKRTVADEAVDAEEVAIGMRTRRSARSKVKIALDQKEEDVQAAVRKEHKVHSSGAAIASAVVSDKSCGDSEEHAVVIMVEEEVAKPQEGQNMTRRAAPYKTHEDLQQDQRTAEEVATTKKRTRRSTRSKVAAAARKGQKADSSDTTIGPEVDPKADEVVPKVEEAAKPQEGKNETRRATVYKAREEVQPGQVTVAPEVMAAVEAEEVATAKRRRSVRSKVRVAARKGQKVNGPTVSDDPKEEQVGEVVEEGPTKPNEEKREQISNVCQFASLPKLEDSPGVVSKPNAADASDKAAVADEEAIKEDDFTFTGEADLSNLLVNTLDRFAKPMYVSTDKEEKKGSECWWMLL from the exons ATGCAGCGGCCCCGGAAG CGGATCGAGAGGAGCCCGGATGAGAAGGCACTAAAAGGAAGGGGAAACGCgagagaggcggcggcggcggccatggattTGGACTCCCTCTCGCGTCGAGAGCTGCAGGCGCTCTGCAAGAGCAATGGCATCCGCGCGAACATGTCCAACGCGGCTATGGCGGAAGCGCTTCGGTGCCTCCCCTCG GTGGACAGGACCGACGAGATCGGGAGGACGGCGCCGCCGATGTCGGCGATGAAGGAGGTGACTATCATGGAGGAGCAGACGCACGGGTCTCTGCTCCCCCGCGGCAGCCGTGCGCGGGCCAAAACAAGGATGATCGCAGCGGGTAATACGGAAGAGGATGTGCCAGACCTAACCTTGCAGGGGTGCCAGAGGACTGCTGCACGGAAGGCCGCGGTGGCCCCGGAGGCAGCAGAGGCTATCGGAGAGGAGCAGGAGCTCGGGTGTCCGCTCCCTCGCGGTGGCCGTGCACGTGGGAAGACAAGGAAGGCCGGGGCACgtaagatggaggaggaggtggtgccgGCCCCACACGCCTTGCCGGGGAACAAGAGGACGGTGGCAGACGAGGCTGTGGATGCGGAAGAGGTGGCCATAGGAATGAGGACGAGAAGGTCAGCGAGATCCAAGGTGAAGATCGCGTTGGATCAGAAAGAGGAGGACGTACAAGCGGCAGTCCGGAAGGAGCACAAAG TTCATTCTTCCGGTGCGGCCATTGCGTCTGCAGTAGTTTCAGATAAGAGCTGCGGTGATTCTGAAGAGCATGCAGTAGTCATTATGGTGGAAGAAGAGGTCGCAAAGCCACAGGAAGGTCAAAACATGACGAGGAGAGCAGCGCCATATAAGACACATGAGGATTTGCAGCAGGATCAGAGGACGGCGGAAGAGGTGGCCACGACGAAGAAAAGGACAAGAAGGTCCACAAGATCCAAGGTAGCAGCGGCAGCACGGAAGGGGCAGAAAG CTGattcttctgacacaaccataggGCCTGAAGTTGACCCTAAAGCGGATGAAGTTGTTCCCAAGGTGGAGGAGGCCGCAAAACCACAGGAAGGCAAGAATGAGACAAGGAGGGCCACAGTGTATAAGGCACGGGAGGAGGTGCAGCCAGGCCAGGTGACAGTGGCACCAGAGGTTATGGCAGCTGTGGAGGCAGAAGAAGTGGCCACGGCAAAGAGGAGGAGGTCAGTAAGATCCAAGGTGAGGGTGGCAGCACGGAAGGGTCAGAAAG TCAACGGGCCTACAGTAAGTGATGATCCTAAGGAAGAGCAAGTGGGTGAGGTGGTGGAGGAAGGGCCAACAAAGCCCAATGAAG AAAAACGAGAGCAAATCAGTAATGTTTGCCAGTTTGCTTCCCTGCCAAAACTGGAGGATTCACCGGGCGTTGTGTCCAAGCCCAATGCAGCAGATGCTTCTGACAAGGCAGCAGTTGCAGATGAGGAGGCTATCAAGGAAGATGATTTCACTTTCACTGGTGAGGCTGATCTGTCCAATCTTCTTGTCAACACACTTGACAGATTTGCAAAGCCTATGTATGTGTCCACAGATAAAGAGGAGAAGAAAGGCAGTGAGTGTTGGTGGATGCTTCTATAA
- the LOC136515390 gene encoding nucleolin 2-like isoform X3, giving the protein MQRPRKRIERSPDEKALKGRGNAREAAAAAMDLDSLSRRELQALCKSNGIRANMSNAAMAEALRCLPSVDRTDEIGRTAPPMSAMKEVTIMEEQTHGSLLPRGSRARAKTRMIAAGNTEEDVPDLTLQGCQRTAARKAAVAPEAAEAIGEEQELGCPLPRGGRARGKTRKAGARKMEEEVVPAPHALPGNKRTVADEAVDAEEVAIGMRTRRSARSKVKIALDQKEEDVQAAVRKEHKVVSDKSCGDSEEHAVVIMVEEEVAKPQEGQNMTRRAAPYKTHEDLQQDQRTAEEVATTKKRTRRSTRSKVAAAARKGQKADSSDTTIGPEVDPKADEVVPKVEEAAKPQEGKNETRRATVYKAREEVQPGQVTVAPEVMAAVEAEEVATAKRRRSVRSKVRVAARKGQKADSSDAVNGPTVSDDPKEEQVGEVVEEGPTKPNEEKREQISNVCQFASLPKLEDSPGVVSKPNAADASDKAAVADEEAIKEDDFTFTGEADLSNLLVNTLDRFAKPMYVSTDKEEKKGSECWWMLL; this is encoded by the exons ATGCAGCGGCCCCGGAAG CGGATCGAGAGGAGCCCGGATGAGAAGGCACTAAAAGGAAGGGGAAACGCgagagaggcggcggcggcggccatggattTGGACTCCCTCTCGCGTCGAGAGCTGCAGGCGCTCTGCAAGAGCAATGGCATCCGCGCGAACATGTCCAACGCGGCTATGGCGGAAGCGCTTCGGTGCCTCCCCTCG GTGGACAGGACCGACGAGATCGGGAGGACGGCGCCGCCGATGTCGGCGATGAAGGAGGTGACTATCATGGAGGAGCAGACGCACGGGTCTCTGCTCCCCCGCGGCAGCCGTGCGCGGGCCAAAACAAGGATGATCGCAGCGGGTAATACGGAAGAGGATGTGCCAGACCTAACCTTGCAGGGGTGCCAGAGGACTGCTGCACGGAAGGCCGCGGTGGCCCCGGAGGCAGCAGAGGCTATCGGAGAGGAGCAGGAGCTCGGGTGTCCGCTCCCTCGCGGTGGCCGTGCACGTGGGAAGACAAGGAAGGCCGGGGCACgtaagatggaggaggaggtggtgccgGCCCCACACGCCTTGCCGGGGAACAAGAGGACGGTGGCAGACGAGGCTGTGGATGCGGAAGAGGTGGCCATAGGAATGAGGACGAGAAGGTCAGCGAGATCCAAGGTGAAGATCGCGTTGGATCAGAAAGAGGAGGACGTACAAGCGGCAGTCCGGAAGGAGCACAAAG TAGTTTCAGATAAGAGCTGCGGTGATTCTGAAGAGCATGCAGTAGTCATTATGGTGGAAGAAGAGGTCGCAAAGCCACAGGAAGGTCAAAACATGACGAGGAGAGCAGCGCCATATAAGACACATGAGGATTTGCAGCAGGATCAGAGGACGGCGGAAGAGGTGGCCACGACGAAGAAAAGGACAAGAAGGTCCACAAGATCCAAGGTAGCAGCGGCAGCACGGAAGGGGCAGAAAG CTGattcttctgacacaaccataggGCCTGAAGTTGACCCTAAAGCGGATGAAGTTGTTCCCAAGGTGGAGGAGGCCGCAAAACCACAGGAAGGCAAGAATGAGACAAGGAGGGCCACAGTGTATAAGGCACGGGAGGAGGTGCAGCCAGGCCAGGTGACAGTGGCACCAGAGGTTATGGCAGCTGTGGAGGCAGAAGAAGTGGCCACGGCAAAGAGGAGGAGGTCAGTAAGATCCAAGGTGAGGGTGGCAGCACGGAAGGGTCAGAAAG CTGATTCTTCTGATGCAGTCAACGGGCCTACAGTAAGTGATGATCCTAAGGAAGAGCAAGTGGGTGAGGTGGTGGAGGAAGGGCCAACAAAGCCCAATGAAG AAAAACGAGAGCAAATCAGTAATGTTTGCCAGTTTGCTTCCCTGCCAAAACTGGAGGATTCACCGGGCGTTGTGTCCAAGCCCAATGCAGCAGATGCTTCTGACAAGGCAGCAGTTGCAGATGAGGAGGCTATCAAGGAAGATGATTTCACTTTCACTGGTGAGGCTGATCTGTCCAATCTTCTTGTCAACACACTTGACAGATTTGCAAAGCCTATGTATGTGTCCACAGATAAAGAGGAGAAGAAAGGCAGTGAGTGTTGGTGGATGCTTCTATAA
- the LOC136515390 gene encoding nucleolin 2-like isoform X1, with amino-acid sequence MQRPRKRIERSPDEKALKGRGNAREAAAAAMDLDSLSRRELQALCKSNGIRANMSNAAMAEALRCLPSVDRTDEIGRTAPPMSAMKEVTIMEEQTHGSLLPRGSRARAKTRMIAAGNTEEDVPDLTLQGCQRTAARKAAVAPEAAEAIGEEQELGCPLPRGGRARGKTRKAGARKMEEEVVPAPHALPGNKRTVADEAVDAEEVAIGMRTRRSARSKVKIALDQKEEDVQAAVRKEHKVHSSGAAIASAVVSDKSCGDSEEHAVVIMVEEEVAKPQEGQNMTRRAAPYKTHEDLQQDQRTAEEVATTKKRTRRSTRSKVAAAARKGQKADSSDTTIGPEVDPKADEVVPKVEEAAKPQEGKNETRRATVYKAREEVQPGQVTVAPEVMAAVEAEEVATAKRRRSVRSKVRVAARKGQKADSSDAVNGPTVSDDPKEEQVGEVVEEGPTKPNEEKREQISNVCQFASLPKLEDSPGVVSKPNAADASDKAAVADEEAIKEDDFTFTGEADLSNLLVNTLDRFAKPMYVSTDKEEKKGSECWWMLL; translated from the exons ATGCAGCGGCCCCGGAAG CGGATCGAGAGGAGCCCGGATGAGAAGGCACTAAAAGGAAGGGGAAACGCgagagaggcggcggcggcggccatggattTGGACTCCCTCTCGCGTCGAGAGCTGCAGGCGCTCTGCAAGAGCAATGGCATCCGCGCGAACATGTCCAACGCGGCTATGGCGGAAGCGCTTCGGTGCCTCCCCTCG GTGGACAGGACCGACGAGATCGGGAGGACGGCGCCGCCGATGTCGGCGATGAAGGAGGTGACTATCATGGAGGAGCAGACGCACGGGTCTCTGCTCCCCCGCGGCAGCCGTGCGCGGGCCAAAACAAGGATGATCGCAGCGGGTAATACGGAAGAGGATGTGCCAGACCTAACCTTGCAGGGGTGCCAGAGGACTGCTGCACGGAAGGCCGCGGTGGCCCCGGAGGCAGCAGAGGCTATCGGAGAGGAGCAGGAGCTCGGGTGTCCGCTCCCTCGCGGTGGCCGTGCACGTGGGAAGACAAGGAAGGCCGGGGCACgtaagatggaggaggaggtggtgccgGCCCCACACGCCTTGCCGGGGAACAAGAGGACGGTGGCAGACGAGGCTGTGGATGCGGAAGAGGTGGCCATAGGAATGAGGACGAGAAGGTCAGCGAGATCCAAGGTGAAGATCGCGTTGGATCAGAAAGAGGAGGACGTACAAGCGGCAGTCCGGAAGGAGCACAAAG TTCATTCTTCCGGTGCGGCCATTGCGTCTGCAGTAGTTTCAGATAAGAGCTGCGGTGATTCTGAAGAGCATGCAGTAGTCATTATGGTGGAAGAAGAGGTCGCAAAGCCACAGGAAGGTCAAAACATGACGAGGAGAGCAGCGCCATATAAGACACATGAGGATTTGCAGCAGGATCAGAGGACGGCGGAAGAGGTGGCCACGACGAAGAAAAGGACAAGAAGGTCCACAAGATCCAAGGTAGCAGCGGCAGCACGGAAGGGGCAGAAAG CTGattcttctgacacaaccataggGCCTGAAGTTGACCCTAAAGCGGATGAAGTTGTTCCCAAGGTGGAGGAGGCCGCAAAACCACAGGAAGGCAAGAATGAGACAAGGAGGGCCACAGTGTATAAGGCACGGGAGGAGGTGCAGCCAGGCCAGGTGACAGTGGCACCAGAGGTTATGGCAGCTGTGGAGGCAGAAGAAGTGGCCACGGCAAAGAGGAGGAGGTCAGTAAGATCCAAGGTGAGGGTGGCAGCACGGAAGGGTCAGAAAG CTGATTCTTCTGATGCAGTCAACGGGCCTACAGTAAGTGATGATCCTAAGGAAGAGCAAGTGGGTGAGGTGGTGGAGGAAGGGCCAACAAAGCCCAATGAAG AAAAACGAGAGCAAATCAGTAATGTTTGCCAGTTTGCTTCCCTGCCAAAACTGGAGGATTCACCGGGCGTTGTGTCCAAGCCCAATGCAGCAGATGCTTCTGACAAGGCAGCAGTTGCAGATGAGGAGGCTATCAAGGAAGATGATTTCACTTTCACTGGTGAGGCTGATCTGTCCAATCTTCTTGTCAACACACTTGACAGATTTGCAAAGCCTATGTATGTGTCCACAGATAAAGAGGAGAAGAAAGGCAGTGAGTGTTGGTGGATGCTTCTATAA
- the LOC136537691 gene encoding uncharacterized protein, with amino-acid sequence MVGSDVPPGGSGAPPGSPERPRKRKSGTLAAAAAEDASPRRATRSSALSSAAQVDVEGAVAWLRRTAAGELWAVRGRNRGIDVDFEPLGAVILAVRHVRTYYKKQKRHHKQDTRSSGRRAGELSHLSSFLESTRKRIGIDPVTCQAAIPEYNDPSEECKANYRNDKDTLQRMGTVVRLPPIVEPPKTRKCSHPGSEDDNCKCSHPGSEACVEVHVKEAWKRVKYQLDDQAFRNCGFGAMGERVLKLWTAEENKKLADIEKLIPQSKSSDEDFMKVALEQFSSERTTDLAKYYYNVFLPRRLASLNRTEATTSIDVSPDDEGNNQDDDNKVHRSEEKSKCSGSSSKR; translated from the exons ATGGTCGGGTCCGACGTCCCTCCCGGCGGCTCCGGCGCGCCCCCGGGGTCCCCGGAGCGTCCCAGGAAGCGTAAGAGCGGCACcttggccgcggccgcggccgaggACGCGTCGCCCAGGCGCGCGACGCGGAGCTCGGCGTTGTCGTCGGCGGCGCAGGTGGACGTGGAAGGCGCGGTGGCGTGGTTGCGGCGCACGGCCGCGGGAGAGCTGTGGGCGGTGCGCGGGCGCAACCGTGGCATCGACGTCGACTTCGAGCCGCTGGGGGCGGTGATCCTGGCGGTGCGGCACGTGCGCACGTACTACAAG AAACAGAAAAGACATCACAAACAAGACACAAGGAGTTCTGGAAGGAGAGCTGGTGAACTGAGTCACTTATCTAGTTTTCTTGAATCAACGAGGAAACGTATTGGGATAGACCCTGTCACATGTCAAGCTGCTATCCCTGAGTATAATGACCCATCTGAGGAATGTAAGGCTAACTACAGAAATGATAAAGATACCTTACAAAGGATGGGCACGGTGGTCAGGCTGCCACCCATTGTGGAGCCACCGAAGACAAGGAAATGTTCTCATCCTGGATCTGAGGATGACAATTGTAAATGTTCTCATCCTGGATCTGAGGCCTGCGTAGAAGTTCATGTAAAAGAGGCCTGGAAGAGGGTCAAGTATCAATTGGATGATCAGGCTTTCAGAAACTGTGGGTTCGGTGCAATGGGTGAGCGAGTTCTGAAGTTATGGACTGCAGAAGAGAATAAAAAACTTGCTGATATTGAGAAGTTGATTCCTCAGAGTAAGAGTTCTGATGAAGACTTCATGAAGGTTGCCTTGGAGCAGTTTAGCTCAGAGAGAACAACAGATTTGGCTAAGTATTACTACAACGTTTTTCTTCCAAGAAGGTTGGCCAGCCTGAATAGAACAGAGGCTACAACCTCCATAGATGTGAGTCCAGATGATGAAGGCAATAATCAAGATGATGACAACAAAGTGCATCGCTCTGAAGAGAAGAGTAAATGCTCTGGATCGTCTTCCAAAAGGTAG